A genomic region of Trichothermofontia sichuanensis B231 contains the following coding sequences:
- a CDS encoding TOBE-like domain-containing protein: MAGIGGVSATVQRLVHIGWTIRVELLLANRHPSIAYIKREQFQSLNLQPQQTVFLHPKNVRTLKPIPVKRG; encoded by the coding sequence ATCGCCGGAATCGGGGGGGTATCAGCCACGGTACAACGCCTAGTCCATATCGGCTGGACCATCCGGGTTGAGCTACTGTTGGCCAATCGCCATCCGAGCATCGCCTACATCAAGCGCGAACAGTTCCAGAGCTTAAATCTGCAACCCCAACAAACGGTTTTCCTTCATCCCAAAAATGTCCGCACCTTGAAACCTATACCGGTGAAGCGCGGGTGA
- a CDS encoding ABC transporter permease, whose translation MKYWYETLAVAGRILTELGRRQRSLIFWAIFPLSVLILNGLILAERSKTFLPTPLTLGEALEWAAPATLVGAALFFSCLGGSVATVVTEREQHTLKRLFLSPLSGVSYFLGIGLAHSAIALGQTLVVGVTAFFLGARCQGSAGLALLVIGLSIIAYVGVGFILGTQLARRTEDVNTLVAAFGVPLLILGGAFMPTSTFPKVLLDLAKYNPIYHMNEALTNIVAKGDTFAEIRGHFIFLASFAAVMIGVGWLSYRRMLQVERRL comes from the coding sequence ATGAAGTATTGGTACGAAACCCTGGCTGTGGCAGGGCGAATTTTAACCGAATTGGGCCGCCGCCAGCGAAGTCTGATTTTTTGGGCGATATTCCCCCTCTCGGTGCTGATTTTGAACGGCCTGATCCTGGCCGAACGCTCGAAAACTTTTCTACCCACACCCTTGACCTTGGGCGAAGCCCTGGAGTGGGCGGCTCCGGCCACCCTAGTGGGGGCTGCCCTGTTTTTTAGTTGTTTAGGGGGCAGCGTGGCCACCGTGGTCACTGAGCGCGAACAACACACCCTCAAACGCTTGTTTCTGAGTCCCCTCAGTGGCGTCTCCTATTTTTTGGGCATTGGTTTAGCCCATAGCGCGATCGCCCTCGGACAAACCCTCGTAGTCGGGGTGACCGCCTTTTTCCTGGGGGCACGTTGCCAAGGCTCCGCCGGGTTAGCGCTACTGGTGATTGGGTTGAGCATCATTGCCTATGTTGGCGTTGGCTTTATTTTGGGAACCCAACTGGCCCGCCGCACCGAAGATGTGAATACCTTAGTCGCTGCCTTTGGCGTTCCCCTACTCATTTTGGGCGGTGCCTTTATGCCAACCTCAACCTTTCCAAAAGTGTTGCTGGATCTAGCCAAATATAACCCCATCTATCACATGAATGAAGCATTAACCAACATTGTGGCCAAGGGAGATACCTTCGCTGAAATTCGCGGCCATTTCATTTTCCTAGCCAGTTTTGCGGCGGTAATGATTGGGGTGGGCTGGTTGTCCTATCGGCGGATGTTGCAAGTAGAACGTCGACTCTAA
- the hpxO gene encoding FAD-dependent urate hydroxylase HpxO, translating to MYNLKVVIIGAGIGGLTAGIALRQLGYQVEIYDKVSELRPAGAAISLWSNGVKVLNRLGLGQAIARIGGQMDRMEYRSHEDELLSAIDLDPLVQRVGQRPYPVSRTELQQLLLDAFGAEAVRLQSKCIAVEETNTAVTAIFVNGDRATGDVLIAADGIHSVLREYVVGTPVQPRYANYVNWNGLVPCHPELGDPNTWVLYVGEGKRASMMPIGGNRFYYFFGASMPKGTTVEPAQRREELAQHFASWPTAVGKLIEQLDPLQTNRLEIHDLDPLPRLVRGRVALLGDAAHASTPTLGQGGCQAMEDAVILSHYLVTTNIGVEYALKRYEEERRERTAQLVLKARKRADVIYGKDPEVTRQWYASLRQEPASDVIDALARTILGGPFH from the coding sequence ATGTACAACTTAAAAGTTGTCATTATCGGGGCAGGGATCGGTGGGTTAACGGCTGGGATTGCCCTTCGTCAGCTCGGTTACCAAGTTGAAATCTACGACAAGGTGAGCGAGCTACGCCCAGCGGGAGCGGCGATTTCCCTATGGTCCAATGGGGTAAAAGTTCTGAATCGCCTGGGGTTGGGGCAGGCGATCGCCCGTATTGGGGGCCAAATGGATCGGATGGAGTATCGCTCCCATGAGGATGAACTATTGAGTGCGATCGATCTTGATCCCCTAGTGCAACGGGTTGGGCAACGCCCCTACCCGGTTTCACGCACGGAACTGCAACAATTGCTCCTAGATGCCTTCGGGGCCGAGGCTGTGCGGTTGCAGTCAAAATGTATAGCGGTCGAAGAAACCAATACAGCAGTCACCGCAATTTTTGTGAACGGCGATCGGGCCACGGGGGACGTGTTGATTGCAGCGGATGGGATTCATTCTGTCTTACGCGAATACGTGGTGGGGACCCCCGTCCAGCCCCGCTATGCCAATTATGTGAACTGGAACGGGTTAGTACCCTGCCATCCCGAATTGGGGGATCCCAACACCTGGGTGTTGTATGTAGGCGAGGGAAAACGGGCCTCGATGATGCCAATTGGCGGCAATCGCTTCTATTATTTTTTTGGCGCCTCCATGCCCAAGGGAACTACGGTGGAACCGGCGCAACGGCGAGAGGAACTGGCGCAACACTTTGCCAGCTGGCCGACTGCGGTGGGTAAATTGATCGAACAGCTTGATCCGCTGCAAACTAATCGTCTGGAGATTCACGATCTCGATCCCCTACCCAGACTTGTGCGGGGACGGGTGGCTCTGCTGGGGGATGCAGCCCATGCTTCGACCCCAACCCTGGGCCAGGGGGGCTGTCAGGCAATGGAAGACGCGGTAATCCTCAGCCACTACCTGGTGACAACGAATATTGGTGTGGAATATGCCCTAAAACGTTATGAAGAAGAACGGCGAGAACGCACGGCGCAATTAGTCTTGAAAGCACGGAAGCGAGCCGATGTCATCTACGGTAAAGATCCTGAAGTGACCCGCCAGTGGTATGCCTCCTTGCGGCAAGAACCGGCTAGCGATGTCATTGATGCCTTGGCCCGCACGATTTTGGGTGGTCCCTTTCATTAG
- a CDS encoding aromatic ring-hydroxylating dioxygenase subunit alpha — translation MTIIEIESMLVTKQPVLRRFWYPVIPVEQLVDGPKAFTLLQQPLVLWLDENGHPCAAEDRCCHRSAQLSLGKVVEGHIACPYHGWQFNGQGSCVKVPQTGCEIAPSYRVAAYACTERYGYAWVCLADNPLVGIPEIEETQDPAYRSIHEFYETWNCAGLRVMENELDLAHPAFVHQGTFGTAEHTMPDRMTFHETEWGLHVHGTLGVVNPKLQQQNLQMQTTATVRTLDMTWFMPFTVKLRIAYPNGRVHIVVNTMTPIADDLSQMVQFCVRNDTEADTPAADVIAFDRAVTLEDKRILESTDFDVPLSPKREQHIFTDKPGLIIRKKFAALLKAHGEVEQTRETSLPSPDRQSLGNWQAKQAS, via the coding sequence ATGACTATAATTGAGATTGAGTCTATGCTAGTGACAAAACAACCGGTATTGCGTCGTTTTTGGTATCCTGTAATTCCTGTAGAACAATTGGTCGATGGCCCGAAGGCATTTACGTTGCTGCAACAGCCGCTGGTCTTGTGGTTAGATGAAAACGGCCATCCCTGTGCGGCGGAAGATCGGTGTTGTCATCGTTCTGCCCAACTTTCCCTGGGGAAAGTGGTTGAAGGTCATATTGCCTGTCCCTATCACGGTTGGCAATTCAATGGTCAGGGATCGTGTGTCAAGGTACCGCAAACAGGCTGTGAAATTGCCCCCAGCTATCGGGTGGCAGCCTATGCCTGTACGGAACGCTATGGCTATGCATGGGTGTGCTTAGCAGATAATCCGTTGGTGGGTATTCCCGAAATTGAAGAGACGCAAGATCCGGCCTATCGCAGTATTCATGAGTTTTATGAAACGTGGAACTGTGCGGGACTGCGGGTGATGGAGAATGAATTAGATCTCGCCCATCCGGCCTTTGTCCACCAGGGAACTTTTGGGACAGCAGAACACACGATGCCCGATCGCATGACATTTCATGAAACCGAATGGGGGTTGCATGTGCACGGGACATTGGGGGTTGTGAATCCCAAATTGCAACAACAGAATTTGCAGATGCAGACGACGGCAACGGTGCGCACATTGGATATGACCTGGTTTATGCCATTTACGGTCAAGCTGCGCATCGCCTATCCCAATGGTCGGGTCCACATTGTGGTGAATACAATGACCCCGATCGCCGATGACCTGTCCCAGATGGTTCAGTTCTGTGTGCGTAACGATACCGAAGCGGATACGCCAGCCGCAGATGTCATTGCTTTTGATCGCGCTGTCACTCTCGAAGACAAGCGGATTCTGGAAAGTACGGATTTTGATGTTCCCCTGAGTCCGAAACGGGAACAGCACATATTCACTGATAAACCGGGCTTGATTATACGGAAAAAATTTGCAGCCCTGCTGAAGGCCCACGGAGAAGTTGAGCAAACGCGGGAGACTAGTCTCCCCAGCCCCGATCGCCAATCTTTAGGCAATTGGCAAGCGAAACAGGCCAGTTGA
- a CDS encoding YcjF family protein produces the protein MFASTPVSQDQPDCPTTSPGTHALQWEAGCFLCCFAIAMRLPRLLTLLVGLSFILGMMIWLIESLRQLFWQVSYTSPLLSNLLILLLIAILAIFVGAFLYYLWQFQTSSTQPRKRRLRPKVPTVKKEAAEETLRAVRQQVQQIQDEVSRQALLARSRSLEASLSRDELQVVVFGTGSAGKTSLVNALMGRIVGQVSAPMGTTTTGETYRLSLKGVGRQILLTDAPGILEAGSAGSDREQIARQLATEADLLLFVVDNDLRQSEYQPLQTLAAIGKRSLLVLNKSDLYTEADVEVLLARLRERVRNVVNPLDVVAVAANPQAVRLDNGEIFQPEPELTPLLRRMAAVLRAEGEDLIADNILLQSQRLGDEARRLIDRQRRRQADKIVERFQWIGAGVVSVTPLPVIDLLAAAAVNAQMVVEIGQVYGCELNMERGRELALSLAKTLTSLGIVKGAIELLSTALQLNLSTFLIGRAIQGITAAYLTRIAGKSFIEYFRQDQDWGDGGITEVVQRQFQLNRKDEFVKSFIQDAIARVIEPLRLEFPDEFTPNPDSLDESEATLGPRSSSRTAAPTPGDSPLEIPLKPLKQPAPADDKWDW, from the coding sequence TTGTTTGCAAGCACCCCAGTTAGCCAAGACCAACCGGATTGCCCAACCACTTCCCCCGGCACCCACGCACTACAATGGGAGGCGGGTTGCTTCCTTTGCTGCTTTGCGATCGCCATGCGCCTGCCCCGCCTTCTTACCCTACTGGTTGGTCTCAGCTTCATCCTGGGGATGATGATCTGGCTGATCGAATCCCTGCGGCAATTGTTTTGGCAGGTGTCCTATACCTCACCCCTGCTCAGTAATCTGCTCATCCTGCTCCTGATCGCCATTCTGGCAATTTTTGTAGGCGCCTTCCTCTACTACCTCTGGCAATTCCAAACATCCTCGACCCAACCCCGTAAACGCCGCCTGCGTCCTAAGGTGCCTACGGTGAAAAAAGAAGCTGCCGAGGAAACCCTACGGGCCGTGCGGCAACAGGTCCAGCAGATCCAGGATGAAGTCTCCCGCCAAGCCTTGCTCGCCCGATCGCGTTCCCTGGAAGCCAGCCTCAGCCGCGATGAACTCCAGGTGGTGGTCTTTGGCACCGGGTCGGCGGGCAAAACCTCCCTGGTCAATGCCCTGATGGGACGAATCGTGGGCCAGGTGAGTGCGCCAATGGGAACGACGACCACGGGGGAAACCTATCGCCTCAGCCTGAAGGGGGTGGGCCGCCAGATTTTGCTCACCGATGCCCCCGGTATCCTGGAAGCGGGAAGCGCCGGCAGCGATCGCGAACAGATTGCCCGGCAATTGGCCACGGAAGCTGACCTGCTCCTGTTTGTGGTGGACAATGACCTGCGCCAGTCGGAATACCAGCCGTTGCAAACCCTGGCCGCCATTGGCAAGCGATCGCTCCTCGTCCTGAACAAAAGCGATTTATATACCGAAGCGGATGTGGAAGTCCTGCTAGCCCGATTACGGGAACGGGTGCGCAATGTGGTGAATCCCCTGGATGTCGTGGCGGTGGCGGCTAATCCCCAGGCGGTGCGTTTAGACAATGGCGAGATCTTCCAGCCGGAACCAGAACTGACTCCCCTGCTCCGTCGGATGGCGGCGGTCCTGCGAGCGGAAGGGGAGGACTTGATTGCGGATAATATCTTGCTCCAATCGCAACGGTTGGGGGATGAAGCCCGCCGGTTGATCGATCGGCAACGCCGCCGTCAAGCGGACAAAATTGTGGAACGCTTCCAGTGGATTGGGGCGGGGGTGGTGTCGGTGACACCCCTACCTGTGATTGACCTGCTGGCCGCGGCGGCGGTCAATGCCCAGATGGTGGTCGAAATTGGCCAGGTCTATGGCTGCGAACTGAATATGGAGCGGGGGCGGGAGTTGGCCCTCTCCCTGGCGAAGACTTTGACCAGTCTGGGGATTGTCAAGGGCGCGATCGAACTGCTGTCCACCGCCCTGCAACTTAACCTCAGTACATTCCTGATTGGACGCGCAATCCAGGGGATTACCGCTGCCTATTTAACCCGCATTGCCGGGAAAAGTTTTATTGAGTATTTCCGCCAGGATCAGGATTGGGGTGATGGGGGCATTACCGAAGTGGTGCAGCGCCAGTTCCAGCTAAACCGCAAGGATGAGTTCGTCAAGTCTTTTATCCAGGACGCGATCGCACGGGTGATCGAACCTCTGCGCCTAGAATTTCCAGACGAATTTACTCCAAACCCAGACTCCCTGGATGAATCAGAGGCCACGCTGGGTCCCCGATCGTCTAGTCGCACGGCTGCACCCACCCCTGGCGATAGTCCCCTGGAAATTCCCTTGAAACCGCTTAAACAACCGGCTCCAGCGGATGATAAGTGGGATTGGTAG
- a CDS encoding META domain-containing protein codes for MKSLILPLTLLLPVLGYSLTAPAIAAESTREVAQVSTALQGEWVLVGWGDKANLTPPVAGTRVTANFMGDRLSGSTGCNNYMTSFTTEGTTLKLGPTATTMKACSDPISQQESQFLMALSGVKTYAMTPEGHLHLTYETEAASGVLAFVPLATYQGAAQEAIPALW; via the coding sequence ATGAAATCACTCATATTGCCTCTGACCTTGCTCTTGCCCGTCCTGGGATATTCGCTGACTGCACCAGCGATCGCTGCCGAAAGCACGCGAGAAGTGGCTCAAGTATCAACCGCGTTACAAGGTGAATGGGTACTGGTAGGGTGGGGCGACAAAGCAAATCTGACGCCCCCAGTGGCAGGTACACGGGTGACAGCTAATTTTATGGGCGATCGGCTGTCCGGTTCAACGGGCTGTAATAACTACATGACCTCGTTTACCACCGAAGGAACTACCCTGAAATTGGGACCAACCGCCACTACGATGAAGGCTTGTTCTGACCCGATCTCTCAGCAAGAAAGCCAATTCCTCATGGCGCTGAGTGGCGTCAAAACCTATGCAATGACCCCCGAAGGCCATCTGCACCTGACCTACGAAACGGAAGCTGCTAGCGGTGTGTTGGCCTTTGTCCCCCTGGCTACCTACCAAGGGGCAGCCCAGGAAGCCATTCCTGCCTTGTGGTAA
- the tatC gene encoding twin-arginine translocase subunit TatC, producing MTAPPDLEANRVSATLPPAAPTIDPLDELPNDVEMSIFEHLEELRMRIFYSLIVVAIAVVGCFVAVKPIVQLLQAPAQGAKFLQLSPGEFFFTSVRVAGLSGLLLSSPFILYQIIQFVLPGLTRRERRLLGPIVLGSSLLFLGGLVFAYLLLIPAALQFFISYGADVVDQLWSFERYFDFVLQLLFLTGLAFQVPVIQALLGLLGVVSSQQMLMGWRFVVMGALVLGAVITPSTDPITQSLLGGAVLGLYFGGIGVMKLLGK from the coding sequence ATGACTGCGCCCCCTGATCTAGAAGCGAACCGTGTATCTGCGACTCTACCCCCAGCAGCACCCACCATCGATCCCCTGGATGAGTTGCCCAATGATGTGGAAATGAGCATCTTTGAGCATCTGGAAGAACTGCGGATGCGGATCTTTTATTCATTGATCGTGGTCGCGATCGCAGTGGTAGGCTGTTTTGTGGCCGTCAAGCCGATCGTGCAATTGCTGCAGGCCCCGGCCCAGGGCGCTAAGTTCTTGCAACTGTCACCAGGGGAATTTTTCTTTACCTCGGTGCGGGTGGCGGGGCTGAGTGGCTTACTGCTCAGCAGTCCCTTTATCCTGTACCAAATTATTCAGTTTGTGCTACCTGGGTTAACGCGACGGGAGCGGCGATTGTTAGGCCCGATCGTACTCGGTTCAAGCCTGCTATTTTTAGGAGGCTTGGTCTTTGCCTACCTGCTCCTGATTCCCGCTGCCTTGCAATTTTTTATTAGCTATGGGGCAGACGTCGTGGATCAATTATGGTCATTCGAGCGCTATTTTGATTTCGTCTTGCAGCTACTATTCTTAACGGGCTTAGCCTTCCAAGTACCCGTTATTCAAGCCCTGTTAGGCTTACTGGGAGTTGTTTCATCACAACAAATGCTCATGGGCTGGCGGTTTGTCGTAATGGGGGCATTGGTGCTGGGGGCAGTGATCACCCCTTCGACTGATCCCATTACCCAAAGCCTGCTCGGAGGAGCCGTGCTAGGGCTATATTTTGGTGGAATTGGGGTGATGAAGCTGTTAGGCAAATAG
- a CDS encoding 3'(2'),5'-bisphosphate nucleotidase CysQ family protein: MQTDPLVLNNQAQQMLHDLLPQVCQVGWGAAAILRSYYQGEPGRTNLGVQEEQEGPVTAADIAANHFILEQLHTIVPDREHGYLSEETYKAGAHPQPLPQAWVWIVDPLDGTRDFIDRTGEYALHIALTYQGRPVLAVVVCPELEKLYYATLGGGSYVQTLGQAEPDRRLTVSTRSQPEDLTIVVSRTHRDDRFNQFLDRFPCANRHYVGSVGCKISAIVEQQADWYPILSGKSAPKDWDLAAPELILTEAGGQVSRIDGSSLRYNQADVNQWGAILATNGHAHNTLCALARTIIDDLDQP; encoded by the coding sequence ATGCAAACCGATCCGTTGGTTTTGAACAACCAAGCACAGCAAATGTTACATGACCTCTTGCCGCAGGTGTGTCAGGTGGGCTGGGGGGCGGCTGCGATTCTGCGTAGCTACTATCAAGGTGAACCGGGGCGGACCAATCTGGGGGTGCAAGAAGAACAGGAGGGGCCAGTCACTGCTGCCGATATTGCTGCGAATCATTTCATCCTGGAACAGCTACACACGATCGTCCCGGATCGGGAGCACGGCTACCTCAGCGAAGAAACCTATAAAGCGGGTGCTCACCCCCAACCCTTGCCCCAAGCGTGGGTCTGGATCGTTGATCCGCTGGATGGTACCCGTGATTTTATCGATCGTACCGGCGAATATGCCCTCCACATCGCCCTTACCTATCAGGGACGTCCAGTCCTCGCCGTTGTCGTTTGCCCTGAGTTAGAAAAATTGTACTATGCAACCTTAGGGGGGGGTAGCTACGTGCAAACCCTGGGGCAAGCCGAACCCGATCGCCGCTTGACGGTTTCAACCCGCTCACAGCCAGAGGACTTAACGATCGTTGTCAGCCGTACCCATCGCGACGATCGCTTCAACCAATTTTTAGACCGTTTCCCCTGTGCCAATCGCCACTATGTTGGCAGTGTGGGCTGCAAAATCAGCGCGATTGTGGAGCAACAGGCCGATTGGTACCCGATTTTGTCTGGCAAATCAGCCCCCAAGGATTGGGACTTGGCGGCCCCAGAGTTGATTTTGACTGAAGCCGGCGGGCAGGTTAGTCGCATTGATGGCTCCTCTCTGCGGTATAACCAGGCAGACGTAAACCAGTGGGGAGCCATCCTGGCAACCAACGGCCATGCCCACAACACCCTGTGCGCCCTAGCCCGGACGATCATCGATGACCTAGACCAGCCCTAG
- a CDS encoding ABC transporter ATP-binding protein encodes MLEIVGLNKVYGTRVVLQDLSLSIAAGQIYGLLGPNGAGKTTTINILCNLLQADRGTVQINGMPVSEQTKFLIGVVPQETLVYRYLSCAENLRFFASLYGLQGQARRRRVQTCLAMVGLSDRATSVAATLSGGMQRRLSLAIALIHQPKLLILDEPTTGLDLEARFEVWALIQQLKQEGITILLTTHFLDEAERLCDRIGILKQGQIVAEGSLADLRTLLPAQEVIVVQTSDEAAAIARANALHYPHRRYGRDLAFWLPKPLDLTEILAQFAGIPLEGISRQPVRLEHIYLEVMQQQ; translated from the coding sequence ATGCTAGAAATTGTTGGACTCAACAAGGTATACGGGACACGCGTTGTATTGCAAGATTTGAGCCTATCGATCGCGGCGGGACAGATCTATGGCTTGTTAGGGCCAAATGGGGCCGGTAAAACAACAACAATTAATATACTGTGCAATTTGTTGCAGGCAGATCGGGGAACCGTTCAAATCAATGGGATGCCCGTATCAGAGCAGACAAAGTTTTTAATTGGGGTCGTTCCCCAGGAAACCCTGGTTTATCGCTATTTGTCCTGCGCGGAAAACTTGCGGTTCTTTGCCAGTCTATACGGGTTACAGGGACAAGCCCGGCGACGCCGGGTGCAAACCTGCCTAGCAATGGTCGGCTTGAGCGATCGCGCAACGAGTGTAGCGGCAACGCTCAGTGGCGGGATGCAGCGGCGGCTCAGCTTAGCGATCGCCTTGATTCATCAACCCAAACTCTTGATTCTGGATGAACCAACCACGGGTTTGGATTTAGAAGCCCGCTTTGAGGTGTGGGCATTAATCCAGCAGTTAAAGCAAGAAGGCATTACCATCCTGTTAACCACCCATTTCCTAGACGAAGCAGAGCGCCTGTGCGATCGCATTGGTATTTTGAAACAGGGACAGATCGTCGCCGAAGGCAGTCTGGCAGACCTACGCACGCTACTCCCCGCGCAAGAAGTTATTGTAGTACAAACGTCCGATGAAGCTGCCGCGATCGCCCGTGCTAATGCCCTCCACTATCCCCACCGCCGCTATGGCCGCGACCTAGCCTTTTGGTTACCTAAACCCCTGGACCTGACTGAAATTCTGGCCCAATTTGCAGGGATTCCCCTAGAGGGTATTTCCCGTCAACCTGTGCGCCTAGAGCACATTTATTTAGAAGTGATGCAACAGCAGTGA
- the cysW gene encoding sulfate ABC transporter permease subunit CysW, with translation MGAQECLTLGRSLVIYLLLILFLPAVNVFIKTFSGGIGSFLKTFTDPTFLHAAKLTVLMAVITVPLNTVFGLCTAWALARHPRFRGRALLISIIDLPFSVSPIVAGLMIVLLYSRNGWFGGWLESNDIKIIFAVPGMALATLFVTMPFVAREVLPVLEEAGKDQEEAAKTLGANDWQTFWRVTLPSIRWALLDGVILTNARAMGEFGAVAVVSGNIVGKTQTLPLFVEQAYKEYQTQAAFTAAVVLACLAVVTIGLKELLEHKISHSTSIE, from the coding sequence ATGGGGGCGCAGGAATGCCTGACTCTGGGGCGATCTCTAGTTATCTACCTGCTGCTGATCCTGTTCCTGCCCGCTGTTAATGTCTTTATCAAAACCTTTAGCGGCGGGATCGGCTCCTTCTTGAAAACCTTCACCGATCCCACCTTTCTCCATGCCGCCAAGCTCACGGTATTAATGGCAGTGATTACTGTTCCTCTGAATACAGTGTTTGGCCTGTGTACGGCCTGGGCCTTAGCCCGTCATCCCCGATTTCGAGGACGTGCCCTGCTGATTAGTATTATCGATTTGCCCTTTTCCGTATCGCCGATCGTCGCTGGTTTGATGATCGTCCTGCTGTATAGTCGCAACGGTTGGTTTGGCGGCTGGTTAGAAAGCAACGATATCAAGATTATCTTTGCTGTCCCAGGGATGGCACTAGCCACCCTTTTTGTCACCATGCCCTTTGTGGCGCGGGAAGTCTTACCCGTTCTTGAGGAAGCGGGTAAAGATCAAGAAGAAGCGGCAAAAACCCTGGGGGCGAATGACTGGCAAACCTTCTGGCGCGTCACCCTTCCCTCCATCCGCTGGGCCTTGCTTGATGGGGTAATTCTGACCAATGCACGGGCAATGGGAGAATTTGGGGCGGTGGCCGTGGTGTCAGGCAATATCGTTGGCAAAACCCAAACCCTGCCCCTGTTTGTGGAGCAAGCCTATAAGGAATATCAAACCCAAGCGGCGTTTACCGCTGCTGTTGTCTTGGCCTGTTTGGCGGTAGTCACGATCGGTCTCAAAGAGTTGTTAGAACACAAAATTAGTCACTCAACTTCAATCGAGTAA
- a CDS encoding TRAP transporter substrate-binding protein, with translation MMKRRQFITRTAIGVGTVTALGACGQTTPSAGTTGSDLPIVHWQMATSWPTSLDTPFGAAQMVAAQVSAMTNGRFTIAPAAAGEIVPGLQVLDAVQAGTVQCGHSASYYYIGKNSALAFGTCLPFGFNAQQQNAWLYHGGGMEAMNKLYSDFNVIAFPAGNTGVQMGGWFKREVNTVSDLNGLKMRIPGLGGEVLARLGVNVQVLPGGEIFLALDRGAIDAAEWVGPYDDEKLGLNNAAEFYYYPGWWEPGSSFDFMVNLTAWQQLPKEYQAVLQAAAAYANVDCLSKYDSRNPEALQRLLAKGTKLRPYSREILTAAQRESTALLEEKAADNPSFREVYDSWKTFREAISRWHRVSELGYGSFAIAAPPPP, from the coding sequence ATGATGAAGCGGCGTCAGTTTATCACGCGGACGGCGATCGGAGTCGGAACCGTCACTGCCCTGGGAGCTTGTGGGCAAACGACACCCAGTGCAGGCACAACAGGCAGCGATCTGCCGATCGTGCATTGGCAAATGGCTACCAGTTGGCCCACTTCCCTCGATACCCCGTTTGGGGCGGCGCAAATGGTGGCTGCACAGGTCAGTGCCATGACCAATGGTCGCTTTACGATCGCACCGGCGGCAGCGGGGGAAATTGTCCCGGGGCTTCAGGTCTTGGATGCGGTGCAGGCCGGTACCGTCCAGTGTGGCCATTCCGCCAGCTACTACTACATCGGCAAAAACTCTGCCCTAGCCTTTGGCACCTGTCTCCCCTTTGGCTTTAATGCGCAACAACAAAATGCGTGGCTCTACCATGGCGGTGGCATGGAGGCGATGAACAAGCTCTACAGTGATTTCAATGTCATTGCCTTCCCGGCGGGCAATACAGGGGTTCAGATGGGGGGCTGGTTTAAGCGGGAAGTGAATACGGTATCAGACCTGAATGGTCTCAAGATGCGAATTCCAGGCTTAGGTGGAGAGGTGCTAGCCCGCCTAGGGGTGAATGTCCAGGTATTGCCAGGGGGAGAAATTTTCCTAGCGCTGGATCGGGGGGCGATCGATGCTGCCGAGTGGGTGGGTCCCTACGATGACGAGAAGTTGGGCCTCAATAATGCGGCTGAGTTTTACTACTATCCGGGCTGGTGGGAACCGGGGTCGAGTTTTGACTTTATGGTTAACCTGACAGCATGGCAGCAATTACCCAAGGAGTACCAGGCCGTACTCCAGGCCGCAGCCGCCTATGCCAACGTTGACTGTTTATCCAAATATGATTCCCGAAATCCCGAAGCTCTCCAGCGCCTCCTGGCAAAGGGCACAAAATTGCGGCCCTATAGTCGGGAAATTCTCACGGCGGCACAACGGGAATCGACGGCGCTGCTGGAAGAAAAAGCTGCTGATAACCCCAGCTTCCGCGAGGTTTATGACTCCTGGAAAACCTTCCGGGAGGCCATTTCCCGCTGGCATAGGGTCAGTGAGTTGGGGTATGGCAGCTTTGCGATCGCTGCCCCACCCCCACCGTAA